CCGGTGTGGCGGTCGCCAGAACGATCAAGTCGATCTCGGCGATGGTGATCCCGGCATCGTCCAGCGCAGCCTGCGCCGCATCGCGGGCCAAGGTGGCCGTCGTCTCGCCCTCACCCGCAATATAGCGCTGCGTGATGCCGGACCGTTCGCGAATCCACTCGTCGCTGGTATCGACACGCTCTGCCAGCTCCGCATTGCTGACGCACTGCGCCGGCAGGGCCGAGCCGTTTCCGATCAGGACGGAACGGATCACTTGGCTCCGTCTCCATTGCCGTTGCCGTTTGAAGAGGCGCGCTCTTTGAGCATGTCTTCACCCAGTTCGGAAAGGTCGGCGGCAATGCGGCGGGTAATGTCGTTTTCGAGCAGGCGCGCCGACACCGCCACGGCATTTGCCACGCCCTTGGCGTTGGCGCTGCCATGCGATTTCACGATCACGCCATTGAGGCCGAGGAAGACCCCGCCATTATGGTTGTTCGGGTCGAGGTGGTGTCGCAGAAGTTCGGTAGCGGGCCGACTGACGAGGAAGCCGATCTTGGATCGCAGCGAACTGGTAAAGGCGGTTTTCAAAAGGTCGGTCACGAAGCGCGCCGTCCCTTCGATCGCTTTCAGCGCGATATTGCCGGAAAAGCCGTCCGTCACCACGACATCGACTTCGCCGCGATTGATCTTGTCACTTTCCACGAAACCATCGAATTGCATATCCAGACCGGTGGCGTTCTGCAGCGCAGAGGCGGCATCGCGCAGCGTATCGGTGCCCTTGATATCTTCCGTGCCGATATTCAGCAGGCGCACGCGGGGTGCATCGTAATCGTAGATGATGCGCGAATAGGCAGCGCCCATGATGGCGAACTGCACCAGGTTGCGGGCATCGCAATCGGTATTGGCGCCAAGGTCGAGCATGACGACATCGTGCTCTTCCAGCGTGGGCATCAGACCGGCGAGCGCGGGCCGGTCGATCCCCGGCATGGTGCGTAGCGCCAGCTTGCTCATGGCCATCAGCGCGCCGGTATTGCCGGCCGATACGGCCGCGCCGCAATCGCCCTCTTTCACGGCGTTGATGGCGAGGCCCATGCTGGTGGTCTTGGCACGGCGAATCGCGCGGCTGGGCTTTTCATCGCCTGCCACCACATCCTCGCAATGCAGAATTTCGGACGCGCCGCGCATGGCGGGATGCTCGTCGAGCGCGGCCTTGATCCGCGTCTCGTCGCCCACCAGCAGGAATTTGAATTTGTCGTGGGCACGCCGCGCAATCGCGGCGCCTTCGACCATGGTACGCACGCCATGGTCCCCGCCCATCGCATCGATCGCGATCCTGGGCAGGCTCATGAGCGCGCGCTCCTTATCCGGTGTGTCTTAAAGACCGCCCTTGGGCTCGATCACCTGGCGACCATTATAGTGGCCACAGGCGTTGCAGAGCATGTGCGGACGCTTCAGCTCGCCGCAGTTGGAGCATTCGTGAAAGGCTTCCACCTTCAGCGAATCATGGGCGCGTCGGTTGCCACGACGATGCGGCGATACTTTTCTCTTAGGGACAGCCATGGCGGCACCTGTTCCTTGAATTCGTTACAATCTGTTGGGTGCCGCCCTAGGCCAACGGGGTTGCACGCGCAAGCGCGCAGACCCAAGAGCCATGGATGCGGCGAAGGCGCGCGCTATAGCGGGTTTTCCAAAGGTTGCAAGCGGTGTGGCGCGGGCTTAGCACCCATAGCCGCAATCGGAGGGCTGCCCATGATGATCGACCTGCACATTTCACTGCTCAGCATCGCGCTGGCGGCATTCATCAATATGTGGCTGGGCATCAGGTGCAGCCAGCTGCGCATCAGCGACAAGGTGCTGCATGGCGATGGCGGCAATGCCGCGCTCGCCAAGCGAATGCGCGCCCATGCCAATTTCGTGGAATATACCCCGCTTGCCATGGTGCTGGTGCTGGCGCTGGACATGACGGACCATCACGGCTGGGTGCTGGCCCTTTCCGCCCTCGCCTTTCTGATAGCGCGCGTGCTGCACGCCTTCGGGATGGATCTGGACCGGCCGAACAAGCTGCGCATGATCGGGGTGCTGGTCACGTGGCTTTGCTACGCCCTGTGGATAGGCTGGGCCGTGATCGCGGCGCTTGGATATGCGCGCTAGGCGCTACTTCGCCATAGCCGCATCACCGACGAACGGATTGCTGGCGCGTTCATTGCCGAAGGTGCTGGTGGAGCCGTGGCCGGGAACAAACGTCACCCCGTCGCCCAGCGGCCAGAGCTTTTGCGTGATGGCATCCAGCAGGTCTTGATGGTTGCTCATCGGGAAATCGGTGCGGCCGATGCTTCCCTGGAACAGCACATCGCCGACGAAAGCGAAGTTCGCGCCGCGGTGGAAGAATACGACATGGCCGGGCGTGTGGCCGGGACAGTGCAACACCTCCATCTCGACTTCGCCGAAGCTGACGGTGTCGCCATCCTCCAGCCAGCGCGTCGGCTCGAACACCTCGCATTCCATGCCGAAGCGCGGGCCGTCATCGTTAAGACGGCTGATCCAGAATCGATCAGCTTCGTGCGGGCCTTCGATCGGCAGGCCTAGCTCTTTCGCCAGCATTCCCGCCTGCCCGCAGTGATCAGCATGGCCGTGAGTGAGCAGGATTTTTTCCAGCGTCACGCCCGCCTTGGCGACAGCGGCTTTGAGCTTTTCCAGCTCTCCGCCGGGATCGACCAGCACCCCGCGCATAGTCTTGGTGCACCAGACCAGCGAGCAATTCTGCTGGAAGGGCGTAACAGGCACGATGGCGGCGCGAATGGGGGAAGCGGAAGTCATGGCGGCGATGTGGCGGCAGTTGGCGGACGATGCAAGCCGAAGCGGCGGTCACACCCGCCCACTCTTCCAGACGACGCGGCCGATGATGGCAAACTCTTCCGCGCCTACCTCGATGGGCGGATAGGCGAGGTTCTGGCTGAGCAGCGAGAAGCGGCCATTGCCCTTGCTGGCGACGCGCTTCACCAGCAGGCTGTCATCAAGGCGCACCACATGCACTCCGTCGCGGAAGGGCTGTTCGCGCCGGTCGACCAATACTTCGTCGCCCTCGCGCAAGAGCGGCTCCATCGAATCGCCGACCACGCGGATGGCGGAAAGCTGGGAGCCGTCGAGCCCTTGCTCGGCCAGCCATTTGCGCGAGAAGCGGAACGCGTCGAAGGGCACTTCCTCGGCATTCACCGCGCCGGGTCCGGCGGAAGCATCGATATCGAGGCGCGGCACATCCACCCAGGCAGCATTGCGCCCGCGCGAATCGTAGGAATTATCCTTTGGCGCACCCAGATCGCGCTCATCCACACCGAGGAACTGCGCCAGCACGCGGCGGTCTTCCTCCTCCAGCTTCTTCGGGCTACCCTTGGTGATATACTGCTGAAGATAGGTGCCATTCCGCCCGATCATGCGCGAAAGCGCGGCCAGCGAGCTTCCCCTCGCCTTGGCCGCCTCGACCAGTGTTTCGCGTGCATCCATGGCAAATTCCTACTGTGGTGAACAAAAACTTCCTAGACGATGTATTTTTCCTAGACAAGTAGGATTTCGCGCGCGACCTTTTGGCCATCGAGTCGCCGCCGGGGTGACATCGTCAGCAGTCGCAAAGGGGTTTGCACCATGCTCATTCGCAAGATCGAAGTCTTCCTGCGCCACACGCGCATGCCGCCCACCAAGTTCGGTCGCCTCGCCACGCAGGACCCGCGCTTCGTGCTCGACCTGCGCAATGGCCGCATGCCGCGTGCAGAAACAGAAGCACGGGTAGAACATTTCATGAACAAGTATCGGGAGACGACCGGTGCATACTGATCGTAAAAGCCCTCGCCCGCCCCGCCCTGCCAAACGCGGACCGCGAGAATTGTTAACAGAGGCGTTGCTGGACCTCGGAAAGCGACAAGGTCGCATCACGCATCATTCGGAGAACAGCTGGGCCAGTATCACCTTCGCCGGATCGCGCCACCGCGTGGTGCTTCGCTTCGACGGTGCGGAAGCGGTGGATGCCGGGGAATGCTTTATCGCGTTTCTGCCAGAGCATGAATTTGCCATTCGCGGCCAGCTGGTAGCGGATGCAGCGGTGGTGGCGGCCGACAGTGCGATGGAACCGCCAAGCCTGACTGTGACATGCGAGATTTTGCTGCTGGAGGAAGGGTAGTCTTCAACCCCTCCTATTCAGAGGAGGGGTAGCGAGACTTGGCAGCTTGCTGCCTAGTCGCGGCGGGGTGCTGCTAGCGCACCACAAACCACCCCTACCCCTCCTTTAAAAGGAGGGGAGTCCGCGGCTCAGGTTCGCCTAATCACGAGGTTCCGTATCTCGGTCATGTC
This sequence is a window from Aurantiacibacter gangjinensis. Protein-coding genes within it:
- a CDS encoding MBL fold metallo-hydrolase, translating into MTSASPIRAAIVPVTPFQQNCSLVWCTKTMRGVLVDPGGELEKLKAAVAKAGVTLEKILLTHGHADHCGQAGMLAKELGLPIEGPHEADRFWISRLNDDGPRFGMECEVFEPTRWLEDGDTVSFGEVEMEVLHCPGHTPGHVVFFHRGANFAFVGDVLFQGSIGRTDFPMSNHQDLLDAITQKLWPLGDGVTFVPGHGSTSTFGNERASNPFVGDAAMAK
- the rpmF gene encoding 50S ribosomal protein L32 encodes the protein MAVPKRKVSPHRRGNRRAHDSLKVEAFHECSNCGELKRPHMLCNACGHYNGRQVIEPKGGL
- a CDS encoding MAPEG family protein; translation: MMIDLHISLLSIALAAFINMWLGIRCSQLRISDKVLHGDGGNAALAKRMRAHANFVEYTPLAMVLVLALDMTDHHGWVLALSALAFLIARVLHAFGMDLDRPNKLRMIGVLVTWLCYALWIGWAVIAALGYAR
- a CDS encoding LexA family transcriptional regulator, whose translation is MDARETLVEAAKARGSSLAALSRMIGRNGTYLQQYITKGSPKKLEEEDRRVLAQFLGVDERDLGAPKDNSYDSRGRNAAWVDVPRLDIDASAGPGAVNAEEVPFDAFRFSRKWLAEQGLDGSQLSAIRVVGDSMEPLLREGDEVLVDRREQPFRDGVHVVRLDDSLLVKRVASKGNGRFSLLSQNLAYPPIEVGAEEFAIIGRVVWKSGRV
- the plsX gene encoding phosphate acyltransferase PlsX produces the protein MSLPRIAIDAMGGDHGVRTMVEGAAIARRAHDKFKFLLVGDETRIKAALDEHPAMRGASEILHCEDVVAGDEKPSRAIRRAKTTSMGLAINAVKEGDCGAAVSAGNTGALMAMSKLALRTMPGIDRPALAGLMPTLEEHDVVMLDLGANTDCDARNLVQFAIMGAAYSRIIYDYDAPRVRLLNIGTEDIKGTDTLRDAASALQNATGLDMQFDGFVESDKINRGEVDVVVTDGFSGNIALKAIEGTARFVTDLLKTAFTSSLRSKIGFLVSRPATELLRHHLDPNNHNGGVFLGLNGVIVKSHGSANAKGVANAVAVSARLLENDITRRIAADLSELGEDMLKERASSNGNGNGDGAK